CAATTTTTCGTGCGCCCCGGTACCGAGGAGCAGTGGTACGACACCTGGAAGGCCGCCCGCCGCCGCTTCCACGAAGCCGTGGGCCTGAGCCCCGCCAAGCTGCGCTTCCACGACCACGACAAGCTGGCCCACTACGCCAAGGCCGCCGTGGACATCGAGTACGAGTTCCCGTTCGGCTTCAAGGAAATTGAGGGCATCCACTCGCGGGGCGACTTCGACCTGACCCAGCACCAGAACCTGAGCCGCAAGAAGCAGCAGTACTTCGACGCCGACCTTGACCCCGCCACCGGCAAGGCCTACGGCAACTACGTGCCCTTCGTGGTAGAAACCTCCGTGGGCGCCGACCGCCTATTCCTGGCCACGCTCTGCGAGGCGTTTGCCGAGGAAACCATTACCGAAGGCGAAGGAGAGGCCCAGCAAACCAAAACCCGCACCTTCCTAAAGCTGCACCCGGCGCTGGCCCCTATTAAGGCCGCCATTTTCCCGCTGGTGCGCAAAGACGGGATGCCCGAAAAGGCCCAGCAAATATTTGACGACCTGCGCTTTGACTTCCGCGTGACCGTGGAGGAAAAGGATGCCATTGGCAAGCGCTACACCCGCCAGGACCTCATCGGCACGCCCTTCTGCATCGTGGTGGACGGCCAGACCCTAGCGGATGACACCGTGACCGTGCGCCACCGCGATACCCGCGAGCAAACCCGCATGCCCATCAGCGCGTTGCGGGCCTACATCGCGGAAGCCGTAAGTTTCCGCCGCATCTTCGAGCAGCTGTAAAACGGAGTGGTACTCCGTTCCGGGGCTGGAATCATTGAACGTTCTACAATAACGGAGTGCCACTCCGTTTTACAGCCGCACTATGCACTACCAGCGTAACCTGCCGCACATTATGCCGCCGGGAGCCACGCTGTTCATCACTTTTCGGCTGGCTGGCTCATTGCCATTAGCTGTCATCGAGCAATTGCAAGTCGAATACGCTCAGTCGCTGCATTTTCAAGAAAATCCTGACCAAACCTATGCCCGCCAACGGCGCTATTTTGGCGCGTTTGACCAACTGCTAGACACCGACGACGGGGGGCCTATCTGGCTACGGCAAGCTGCCGTGGCGCAGGTAGTGGCCGAAGCGCTACACTTCCGGCACGGCCGCGACTACACGCTATGGGCTTACTGCATCATGGCAAACCACGTCCATTTATTGGTCAGCCCATTTGAAGCGGGTGGCCAGCCGTTTCACCGCATATTGCAATCATTAAAGGCCCGAACTGCCCGGCGTTGCAACGAGTTGATAGCGGGTACGGGGGATGCATTTTGGCAGCCGGAGAGCTACGACCACTATGTGCGGAACACGGCTGAGATGGACCGGATTATTGCCTATATTTTGAATAATCCGGTGAAGGCTGGGCTAGTAAATGATTGGACCCAATGGCCTCATACTTACCTGAATCCTGATTGGTAAAACTGACACGGAACGGTACTCCGTTGCAGCACTGGATTACTTGCGCATTAAGAACGGAGTGCCACTCCGTTCTACATGAGGCCCCTACCTTTGCTTATTCGCTAATCTTCTGAATCTTATGTGGGGACACATTGCCCTCTTTATCATCAAGTACCGCGTCTGGCTGCTGAGCCTGATCGGTGTTTCGACCGTGTACATGGCCTGGGTGGCCAAGGACGTGGAGATGACCTACGACTTTGCCCAGGTGGTGAGCCCGAAGGACCCCGACATGGTGTACTTCCAGCAGTTCAAAAAAACCTTCGGCGAGGACGGCAATATCCTCGTGCTGGGGATGCAGGACAGCTCCGTGTACGGGCTCAAAAACTTCACGCAGTACCAACACCTCACCGATACGCTGGCCAAGGTGCAGGGCGTGAGCGGCGTGCTGGGTATCACGCGCCTCATCCAGATTGAGAAGGACACGGCCCAAGGGCGGTTCGTGACGGCCCCGGTTTTCCAGCGCAAGCCCCGTTCGCAGCGCGAGTTGGACTCGCTGCTGCGGGTGGTGAACAGCATCGAGTTCTATAAGGGCCAGATCATTGCGCCCCGCACCGGGGCCACCCTGCTGGCCGTAACGCTCGACCCGGCCTACCTGAACTCCAACCGCCGGCAGGCAGTGATGAATAATATCCTGGGCCACGCCGGGCAGTTTCAGAAGGCCACCGGCATCAAACTGCATTACGCCGGTCTGCCCTACGTACGCTCGACGATGACCACGAAGGTGGCCGGCGAGATGAAGTTCTTTGCCCTGCTGGTGCTGCTGGTGATGGGCGTCACGCTGTACTTGTTTTTCCGCACGTGGTCGGCGGTGGTGTTTCCGCTGCTGGTGGTGGCCATCGTCATGGTGTGGTGCATCGCCAGCATTGTGCTGCTGGGCTACAAAATCAACTTGCTTACGGGCTTGATTCCGAGTATTTTGGTGGTGATTGGGGTGCCCAACTGCACCTACCTGCTCTCACGCTACCACTACGATTACCGCAAATCCGGCAACCAGATTCTGGCCATGACGCGGGTTATCCGCAAAATCGGCCTCATCACCCTGATGAACAACACCACCACGGCCATCGGCTTCGTGGTGTTCACCTTCACCGACATTGCCATTCTGTACCAGTTTGGGATGGTGGCCACGATCAACATTTTCGTGGCCTTCGTCATCAGTTTTATCATGATTCCGGCGGTGTTCACCTACCTGCCGCCGCCCACTGACAAGCAGCTCGAACACCTTGATTCGAAGCCGTTGATGGGCATCATCAACTTTCTCGATTATATCGTGCTCAACCGCCGCGGCACCGTGTACCTGGCGGCCCTGGGGCTGATTGTTATCGCCGGGCTGGGCATTCGCAAGATTGAAGCGGTGTCGTTTATGGTCGATGATCTGCCCAAGTCAAGCTCGGTCAATACCGATTTGGATTTTTTTCAGGCCCATTTCAGCGGGGTAATGCCCCTGGAATTTGTGGTAGACACGGGCAAGCCCAACGGCCTGCTCAAGCTGCCTAACCTCCAAAAAATCGACCAGTTCGAGCGGTTCCTGCGGGCCCAGCCCGAGCTGTCGCCGCCCATCAGCATCGTCACCTTCATCAAGGCTGCCACGCAGGCGTTCTACAACGGCAGCCCAGAGTTCTACCACTTGCCCGACAACTCGGATAAAAACTTTATCCTAAGCTACTTGGGTAATTCGAAGGGCACTGGCGCGGGCACTGACAGCAAGCTCGTTCGCTCCTTCGTGAACGGCAACTCGCAGAGCGCCCGCGTCAGCCTGAAAATTGCCGACATCGGCTCGCACAAGCTCGATACGCTGGTAAACCGCCGCATTCAGCCGGCCATCGAGCGCATTTTCAAGGGCACGGGCATGAAGGTGACGCGCACGGGCACCACGGTGATTTTCACCAAGGGCAACGAGTACGTGATTGGCACGCTGCAAGAGAGCCTGCTGTGGGCGTTCGGGCTGGTGGCGCTGGTGGTGCTGCTGCTGTTCCGCTCGTTCCGCACCATCTTCTACGCCCTCACGCCCAACCTGGTCACGCTCTCGCTCACGGCCGGCATTATGGGCTACATCGGCATTGCCCTCAAGCCCAGCACGGCCCTGATTTACGTGATTGCGCTGGGCATCGACGGCGACAACTCCATCCACTTGCTGGCCAAGTTCCGGCAGGAAATGGCCATCGGGGGCCGCACCGTGCGCGACGCCATCACGAACACGCTGAGCGAGGCCGGCACGAGCATGATCTACACCAGCATCGTGCTCTTTATCGGCTTTAGCATCTTCGCCTTCAGCGAGTTTGGGGGCACCAAAGCCCTGGGTGTACTGATGGGGGCCTCGCTGCTCATCACCAACTTCTCGAACCTGGTGCTGCTGCCGGCGCTGCTCGTCACCTTCGAGCACGGCAAGGGCGAGCAGATTCCGGGCAATGCCCCCATCCGCCACTACGACGACAGCTACCACGAGGAAGACGACGACATGGACCAGAACCTGCAACGCTTGAGCGTGCAACGGGCCAAGCCGGTGAAGACGGTTTGAATAGAGTCGTTTGAATATAATAACTCAAAAGAACGTTGCGCAAAAAGGCCGTCATGCTCATCTGGCGTCCGCGCAGTCGAAGCATCTCTACCGCAGCAGTAATCATAATTAGTTGAGCAATAGAGATGCTTCGGCTGCGCTCAGCATGACGTTCTATATCAACTAAAAAGCTAACAGCTACCAGCTGTCAGCTAATAGCTTAACCCAATGAAATACCCCGAATACAAACAGCCGCTCGACTACGCCAAAGTAGGGGAGGACGTGCTGGCCTGGTGGCAGCAAAACCACATTTTTGAAAAGAGCGTGCGCAGCCGCGAAGGCCAGCCCACGTTCGTATTTTACGAGGGGCCCCCGTCGGCCAATGGAGCCCCGGGCATCCACCACGTGATGGCGCGGGCGGTGAAGGACATCTTCTGCCGCTACCAAACCATGCTTGGCAAGCAGGTGCCCCGCAAGGGCGGCTGGGACACCCACGGCCTGCCCATCGAGCTGCAAGTGGAGAAGGAGCTGGGCATCACGAAGGAGGACATCGGCCACAAAATCAGCATCGAGGACTACAACCAGCGCTGCAAGGAAACGGTGATGCGCTTCAAGGCCCAGTGGGACGACCTGACCCAGAAAATGGGCTACTGGGTGGACCTGGATAATCCCTACGTCACCTTCGAGCCCGAATACATCGAGAGCTGCTGGGCCCTGCTCAAGAAGCTTTACGACAAGGGTCTGCTCTACAAAGGCTATACCATCCAGCCCTACTCGCCCGCTGCCGGCACCGGCCTCAGCTCGCACGAGCTGAACCAGCCCGGCACCTACAAGGACGTGAAGGACACGACGGTAGTAGCGCAGTTTAAGGTGAAGCGCGATGAGGTTTCGGAGAAGCTGTTTGCCGTTCTTGATAAAAGACGCAAAATTGTTGATAGAAGTGTAGCTTCTAGAGAATCAGAAGAAGATGCTGCTGAGGTAGAAGAGGTATCATTTGCCCCAAGAAATTTATTCATCTTGGCTTGGACAACGACTCCTTGGACCTTACCCGCAAATACAGGTCTAGCAGTAGGGCGAAGCATTAGTTACTTGCTTGTTGCAACAATTAATCCCTACACACACGAGAAAATCGCGGTAGTACTTGCTCGCAATCTGATGAGTCGGTACTTCGATGTGAAAAATATTCCCGGTCTTGACGTTGACGATTCGCATTATTCCGCCCAAAATAATGGTGTTGGAAAAGATGGTAAAATCACTCAATGGAATATTCTAGCTGAATTCACCGGCGCGGACCTGGTTGGCATCAACTACGAGCGCCTATTCAATGCCGAGGCTGGTTTCCCGCACTTTGAGGGCGAGGAAAACGCGTTTCGCGTCATCCCGGCCGACTTTGTAACCACTGAAGACGGCACGGGCATCGTGCACATCTCGCCCACGTTTGGCGCGGACGACTTCCGGGCGGCGCAGCTGGCGGGCATTCCGGCCCTGATGGTGCCTGACGACCAGGGCAAGCTGGGGCCCATCGTGGACCGCACGGGCCGCTACGTGGCCCAAATGGGCGAGTTTGGCGGCCGCTGGGTGAAGAACTACGACGGCCACGACCAGAGCGGCGCCGACTACAAAACGCTGGACGAGAGCATCGCCATCCGGATGCGCACGAACGGCACGGCCTTCAAAACCGAGAAGTACGAGCACACCTACCCGCACTGCTGGCGCACCGACAAACCGGTGCTCTACTACCCGCTCGACTCGTGGTTCATCAAGACCACCGCGGTGAAGGACCGGCTCATCGAGCTCAACAAAACCATCAACTGGAAGCCCGAAAGCACCGGCAGCGGCCGCTTCGGCAACTGGCTCGAAAACCTGGTGGACTGGAACCTCAGCCGCTCGCGCTACTGGGGCACGCCGCTGCCCATCTGGCGCACCCAGGACCGCACCGAGGAAATCTGCATCGGCAGCATTGCCGAGCTGAAGGCGGAAATTGACAAGGCCGTCGCGGCCGAAGTCATGACCCACAATCCCTACGCTAACGGCGAGAAAATTGACCTGCACCGGCCCTACGTGGACGACATTTTCCTCGTTTCGCCCAGCGGCCAGCCCATGTACCGCGAGCCCGACCTCATCGACGTGTGGTTTGACTCGGGGGCCGTGCCCTACGCGCAGTGGCACTACCCAATTGAAAACGCCGACGTTTTTGCCAAGAACTTTCCGGCCGATTTCATCGCCGAAGGCGTGGACCAAACCCGCGGCTGGTTTTTCACGCTGCACGCGCTGGCCGTGATGCTAGAGGATTCGGTGGCGTTCAAGAACGTGATTGCCAACGGCTTGGTGCTGGCCAAAGACGGCCAGAAGATGAGCAAGCGCCTCGGCAACGCCGTGGACCCGTTTGCCACCATCAAGCAGTTTGGGCCCGACGCCACCCGCTGGTACCTCATCGCCAACGCGCCGCCGTGGGACAACCTCAAGTTCGACCCCGCCGGCGTGGTGGAGGTGCAGCGCCGCTTCTTCGGCACGCTCTTCAACACGTACTCGTTCTACGCCCTGTACGCCAACCTCGACGGGTTTGAAATCGACGAAAACAACCGCGTTCCGCACGTCGATTTGAGCGAGCTGGACCGCTGGGTGCTGAGTAAGCTCCAGTCGCTCATTGCCGAAGTGCGCTTGCAGCTTGATAGTTATGACCCGACGAAGGCCGCCCGCGCCATCCAGGATTTCGTGACCGACCACCTCTCCAACTGGTACGTGCGCCTCTCGCGCCGCCGCTTCTGGAAGGGCGAATTGACGACCGACAAGCGCGGTGCCTACGAGACGCTGCACGAGTGCCTGACTACCGTGGCGCAACTCATGGCGCCCATCGCGCCGTTCTTCGCCGAGTGGCTGTACCAGAACTTGGTAGGAGTGGAGTTAAAAGTTAAAAGTGAAGAGTTAAAAGATGAAAACTCCCAAGTTTCTAACTCTCAACTCTCAACTCTTAACTTCTTCAGCTATATCGAATCGGTGCACCTCACGCTACTGGCCGCGGCCGATGCCACCCGCATCGACAGGGCCCTGGAGGAGCGCATGGAACTGGCCCAGCGCATCAGCTCGCTGGCCCACTCGCTGCGCAAGAAGTCGGTGCTGAAGGTGCGCCAGCCCTTGCAGCGCATCTTGGTGCCAGTACTGAACGACTCGACCAAGGAGCAAGTCGGCCTCGTGGAAGACCTGATTTGCGCCGAAATAAACGTCAAGCACATCGAGTTCCTGACCGATGAGAGCGGCGTGCTGGTGAAGTCGGTGAAGCCGAACTTTAAGCGCCTGGGCCAGCAGTACGGGCCCCGGCTGAAGGCCGTGGGGGCCCGGATTCAGGCCATGACGGCGGCGGAAATTTCGCAGCTGGAGAAGGAGGGAAGCCTCGCCGTGGAAGTCAACGGCGAGCCCATCACCCTGGCCCCCGACGACGTGGAAATCCGCACCGACGATTTGCCCGGCTGGCTCGTGGCCACCGATGGGCCCCTAACCGTGGCCCTCGACGTAACCCTGACCGACGAGTTGCGCCAGGAAGGCCTCGCCCGCGAGCTGGTAAACCGCCTCCAGAACCTGCGCAAAGACTCGGGCCTGGAAGTGCAGGACCGCATCCGCGTGACGCTGGCCGACCAGGAGCCCGCCCTAACGGCCGCCGTGGCCGCCTTTGGCGACTATATCCGCACCGAAACCCAGGCCCTGGCGCTCGATTTTGCGCCGGAAGTGACGGGCGGCTCGGTGCTGGAATTTGACGACTTCGCGGTGCCCGTGCGCCTCGAAATCGCAACTAGCTGAGGCTGAACGACTCGCCGGGGCCCCAAGACCCTGGTGAGTCCAATGCCGCACAAGTGTTCAATAAGCTCGTCTTTATCGGTCCAAAAGACCAGTAAATCAGTTATAAAAGGTATAAAAAGTCGATAAGCCGGTTCCCTGTTGCTCCGGCAACTTCCCGGCACGCTGCCATGCAACCAACCCGCACCACCCGCCCCCAAACGGCGCTCAATTTCTTCCTGCTGGCCCTGTTGGTCATCGGCCTCGACCAGCTCTCGAAGTGGGCCGTGCACACCTACATGCAGCCCGGCATGCCGGGCGAAATTCCGCTCTTAGGCCACTGGCTCAAGCTACATTATACCCTCAACCCCGGTATGGCCTTCGGCGTGGAATTGCCGCCGCCGTACGGCAAAATCCTGCTCAGCGGCTTCCGCCTGCTGGCCGTGGGGGGCCTGAGCTGGTACATCGTGAAGCTGTGCCGCGAGCGGGCCGCCGCGGGCTTCATTGCCTGCATGGCGCTCATCCTGGGCGGGGCCGTGGGCAACCTGGTCGATTCCATTTTCTACGGCCTATTGTACAAGAACGCACCGTTTGGGGCCCCCACGCCCTGGTTCCACGGCCAGGTTATCGACATGATTTACGTCGACATCTACGAAGGCTTCCTGCCGCAGTCGTGGCCGCTGCTGGGCGGAAAGTACGTGTCGCTGTGGCCCATCTTTAACATCGCCGATTCGTCCATCTTCATCGGCGTCGCGCTGATTCTACTTAACCAAAGCCGGTTTTTTCAGCAGGAGGAAGCCAGCCCGCAGCCCGCGCCCGGCACGGCCGAAGCCCCGGCCGCACACTAACTTCACGTCCCCGGGGCCCCTTGGCTTCGGGGATTTTTCTTACTTGCCACCGCACATCCCGCTGCGCTTTTCCGCTCCGCCATTTCT
This genomic stretch from Hymenobacter sp. PAMC 26628 harbors:
- a CDS encoding transposase translates to MHYQRNLPHIMPPGATLFITFRLAGSLPLAVIEQLQVEYAQSLHFQENPDQTYARQRRYFGAFDQLLDTDDGGPIWLRQAAVAQVVAEALHFRHGRDYTLWAYCIMANHVHLLVSPFEAGGQPFHRILQSLKARTARRCNELIAGTGDAFWQPESYDHYVRNTAEMDRIIAYILNNPVKAGLVNDWTQWPHTYLNPDW
- a CDS encoding lipoprotein signal peptidase, producing the protein MQPTRTTRPQTALNFFLLALLVIGLDQLSKWAVHTYMQPGMPGEIPLLGHWLKLHYTLNPGMAFGVELPPPYGKILLSGFRLLAVGGLSWYIVKLCRERAAAGFIACMALILGGAVGNLVDSIFYGLLYKNAPFGAPTPWFHGQVIDMIYVDIYEGFLPQSWPLLGGKYVSLWPIFNIADSSIFIGVALILLNQSRFFQQEEASPQPAPGTAEAPAAH
- the ileS gene encoding isoleucine--tRNA ligase, with amino-acid sequence MKYPEYKQPLDYAKVGEDVLAWWQQNHIFEKSVRSREGQPTFVFYEGPPSANGAPGIHHVMARAVKDIFCRYQTMLGKQVPRKGGWDTHGLPIELQVEKELGITKEDIGHKISIEDYNQRCKETVMRFKAQWDDLTQKMGYWVDLDNPYVTFEPEYIESCWALLKKLYDKGLLYKGYTIQPYSPAAGTGLSSHELNQPGTYKDVKDTTVVAQFKVKRDEVSEKLFAVLDKRRKIVDRSVASRESEEDAAEVEEVSFAPRNLFILAWTTTPWTLPANTGLAVGRSISYLLVATINPYTHEKIAVVLARNLMSRYFDVKNIPGLDVDDSHYSAQNNGVGKDGKITQWNILAEFTGADLVGINYERLFNAEAGFPHFEGEENAFRVIPADFVTTEDGTGIVHISPTFGADDFRAAQLAGIPALMVPDDQGKLGPIVDRTGRYVAQMGEFGGRWVKNYDGHDQSGADYKTLDESIAIRMRTNGTAFKTEKYEHTYPHCWRTDKPVLYYPLDSWFIKTTAVKDRLIELNKTINWKPESTGSGRFGNWLENLVDWNLSRSRYWGTPLPIWRTQDRTEEICIGSIAELKAEIDKAVAAEVMTHNPYANGEKIDLHRPYVDDIFLVSPSGQPMYREPDLIDVWFDSGAVPYAQWHYPIENADVFAKNFPADFIAEGVDQTRGWFFTLHALAVMLEDSVAFKNVIANGLVLAKDGQKMSKRLGNAVDPFATIKQFGPDATRWYLIANAPPWDNLKFDPAGVVEVQRRFFGTLFNTYSFYALYANLDGFEIDENNRVPHVDLSELDRWVLSKLQSLIAEVRLQLDSYDPTKAARAIQDFVTDHLSNWYVRLSRRRFWKGELTTDKRGAYETLHECLTTVAQLMAPIAPFFAEWLYQNLVGVELKVKSEELKDENSQVSNSQLSTLNFFSYIESVHLTLLAAADATRIDRALEERMELAQRISSLAHSLRKKSVLKVRQPLQRILVPVLNDSTKEQVGLVEDLICAEINVKHIEFLTDESGVLVKSVKPNFKRLGQQYGPRLKAVGARIQAMTAAEISQLEKEGSLAVEVNGEPITLAPDDVEIRTDDLPGWLVATDGPLTVALDVTLTDELRQEGLARELVNRLQNLRKDSGLEVQDRIRVTLADQEPALTAAVAAFGDYIRTETQALALDFAPEVTGGSVLEFDDFAVPVRLEIATS
- a CDS encoding glycine--tRNA ligase, which translates into the protein MSNPTAPADAAQLKDIVAHAKEYGFVFQSSEIYDGLAAVYDYGPNGVELKNNLKRLWWEAMTQLHDNVVGLDAAIFMDPRTWEASGHVAGFNDPLIDNLDSKKRYRADVLLEEKAAEYEKAGDPARGAALTAEMGRLLTANDLAGVRQLIIDEKIVCPVSGTGKWTEVRQFNLMFSTQGSAVDSDAPPVYLRPETAQGIFVNFLNVQKSARQKVPFGIAQIGKAFRNEIVARQFIFRMREFEQMEMQFFVRPGTEEQWYDTWKAARRRFHEAVGLSPAKLRFHDHDKLAHYAKAAVDIEYEFPFGFKEIEGIHSRGDFDLTQHQNLSRKKQQYFDADLDPATGKAYGNYVPFVVETSVGADRLFLATLCEAFAEETITEGEGEAQQTKTRTFLKLHPALAPIKAAIFPLVRKDGMPEKAQQIFDDLRFDFRVTVEEKDAIGKRYTRQDLIGTPFCIVVDGQTLADDTVTVRHRDTREQTRMPISALRAYIAEAVSFRRIFEQL
- a CDS encoding efflux RND transporter permease subunit produces the protein MWGHIALFIIKYRVWLLSLIGVSTVYMAWVAKDVEMTYDFAQVVSPKDPDMVYFQQFKKTFGEDGNILVLGMQDSSVYGLKNFTQYQHLTDTLAKVQGVSGVLGITRLIQIEKDTAQGRFVTAPVFQRKPRSQRELDSLLRVVNSIEFYKGQIIAPRTGATLLAVTLDPAYLNSNRRQAVMNNILGHAGQFQKATGIKLHYAGLPYVRSTMTTKVAGEMKFFALLVLLVMGVTLYLFFRTWSAVVFPLLVVAIVMVWCIASIVLLGYKINLLTGLIPSILVVIGVPNCTYLLSRYHYDYRKSGNQILAMTRVIRKIGLITLMNNTTTAIGFVVFTFTDIAILYQFGMVATINIFVAFVISFIMIPAVFTYLPPPTDKQLEHLDSKPLMGIINFLDYIVLNRRGTVYLAALGLIVIAGLGIRKIEAVSFMVDDLPKSSSVNTDLDFFQAHFSGVMPLEFVVDTGKPNGLLKLPNLQKIDQFERFLRAQPELSPPISIVTFIKAATQAFYNGSPEFYHLPDNSDKNFILSYLGNSKGTGAGTDSKLVRSFVNGNSQSARVSLKIADIGSHKLDTLVNRRIQPAIERIFKGTGMKVTRTGTTVIFTKGNEYVIGTLQESLLWAFGLVALVVLLLFRSFRTIFYALTPNLVTLSLTAGIMGYIGIALKPSTALIYVIALGIDGDNSIHLLAKFRQEMAIGGRTVRDAITNTLSEAGTSMIYTSIVLFIGFSIFAFSEFGGTKALGVLMGASLLITNFSNLVLLPALLVTFEHGKGEQIPGNAPIRHYDDSYHEEDDDMDQNLQRLSVQRAKPVKTV